CCTGCCGCGCAAAACGCCGCACGGCATCCAGATCGTCGTAGCCGGCGTTGATCTCGAGGTCGGCCACTTGCCCGGTGGGGGTGTCGTCTTCGGGCGAAAGCGTGTGGACGCGGTAGCCCATGCGACGGGCCGCGATGGCAAACATCCGGCCGAGTTGGCCGCTGCCCAGCACGCCGACCGTGGCTCCAGGCAGAATCGCTCGCGTCACGGAATTCGGTCTCCCAGCACGTCGCAGGTCTGTTGTTCGCGAAACTGCTTCAGGTTCTGCCGCAGCTCGGGCCGCTTGTTGGCCAGAATGGCGATGGCCAGCAGGGCGGCGTTTGTGGCGCCGGCCTTGCCGATGGCCAACGTGCCGACGGGAATTCCGCCGGGCATTTGCACGATGCTCAACAACGAATCGAGGCCGTTGAGAGCCTGGCTTTGCACGGGAACGCCCAGCACCGGCAGGGTGGTTTGCGCCGCCACCATGCCCGGCAGATGCGCCGCGCCGCCGGCTCCGGCAATGATGACTTCCAGTCCGCGGTCCTCGGCGCTCTTGGCATACTCGGCCAGC
This Pirellulales bacterium DNA region includes the following protein-coding sequences:
- the purE gene encoding 5-(carboxyamino)imidazole ribonucleotide mutase, which encodes MDSQSQVLVGLIMGSKSDWETLRHADEVLTRFDVPHECRVVSAHRTPDWLAEYAKSAEDRGLEVIIAGAGGAAHLPGMVAAQTTLPVLGVPVQSQALNGLDSLLSIVQMPGGIPVGTLAIGKAGATNAALLAIAILANKRPELRQNLKQFREQQTCDVLGDRIP